ATCCATCACATAACCCGCATCGGCCGCCCGCTCGAGAAAATCCGCGCGGAACTCCACCACATCGAAACTCAAACCCTGCAAATCCTGCAAAGCCGCTTGCAGGCCGTCTGAATCTTTTGCCACCAGCGGCACGGCGATTTTCGGGCTGCCCTCGCCCAAAACGGTATTTTTGATTTTTACGGTGTTCATGTTATTCCTTAAAATGATAAAACAACGGTTTTCAAACGGTATCAAACCTTGCAAAGCCCGATAAATCCAAGGCTACCATTGATAATCCGCGCTAACCATACCGGATTTCGATTCTGTTTTTATCTGTTACCAGTTGATAGCTCAAGCAGTTTCTCGATCCCGAGCTGGCAATCAGATAATACTTGGCATAATCGTCCAAATGACGCACCAACACCTTTTTAATCCGCGTCGGCACTTCTTTCCAGATTTCATCGATATCCAAATTTTGATAAACCTCTTGCTGATGGCGCTTTGCCTGAGGGCCGCTTCCTTGCAGCTCTTTTTTAAACCGGCAGTAATGCTGCCAATAACGCTCTTTCAAACGTTGGTAATCGGGGCTGTTTCTCTGCCTGCACAACACAACGCCTTCCCGTTTGAATTCGGCCATCGCCAAATAAAAACTGAATTCGCGTTCCACCAGCTTGATCGGCTCCATATTGCCGCAAACAATGCTCATGCTCGGACAGTCGATCAGCAAATTAAAATCACCCAAACCCTTTTGCGTTAATTCCACCGCCTGAGAAAAACTCCAGTTATCGGCCAGCCGCAGTTTCGGCATTCCTTCGCGCATACGAACAAAAGGAATATCGGCCAACATCACCTGCGCCTGCGAGGCATCCAAACGGCCTTTGGCCGTATCCAGCCACACGCTTTGGCGCGGCGGATAAAAAAATTCGCGGTGCTGTTCGAAAGCCTCTTCCACCAGCACATGCGACAATTTATCCTGCCGGCGGCCGAAGAGCGACAACGCGTAACCGATGTAAAACCCCATCGATTTGCGCCCGCCCGCAATCGACACATGCAATTCGGTTTGCCTGTCGGCACACAAATCATGAATAAAGCGTACAATCTGATCCGCCGCCAGATTGTTTTCCTGCGGCGAACGGATATCGGCCAGCGGCTGCCCGTTCTCATCGCGTATCACATGGATAAAATCCTTATCGAAAGCAATATCCTGCAATTCATATTCTTCGCACAAACGCCGGAAAAAACCGCACTCTCCCAAGAGAGAGGCGGCGATATTATCGGCACCGGTTTGCGTGGTTAACACGTGCACTTCCTGCGGCAGCCATTGCTGCTGCGTATGGAGCGCATACAGCGTTTCCGTCACAATCTGCGGCGACATACCGGTAACTGCCACCAAGATTCTTTTTTTAGCGGCCATTCGCCCATTTCTCCAGCAGTGTTTTCATGCCGCTCAAATCCTTTTGTTCGATAACCCCGATTTGCGCCCCCATCGCCCGGTTACGGATTTTTCCGGTCAATTCCCGATACGACAGCAGCATCGCTTTTGTTCTCAGGCCGCCGAGTTTTTTCAACGATTCCAGCTTATACAGCGCCTCCTCGGCTTTATCCTCATGCTTGGCAAAATTGGCTGTTTTACACTCCAACACATGCAACACATTATCCACCAGCAGCAGCACATCCAATTCATTGTGTTGGAACACCTGCTCTTTGGCATTTTCAATCTGCACGTTCAGCGCCACATCCTGCACACCCGGCAAAGATTTGGCCGTCTGAAACACATAATCCTCAAACCAGCCGCCCGCCACATATTGTTTGGCCTCTTCATCAACGAACACCAAGCAATCGCCTTGCTGCCGCGCCAAATCGTTTTTTGCCAATAAATCCAGCAAATTCTGCATATTGTGCGCAGGCACTTTACATTTCAATGCCCGCTTATCCGTTTGTGAAATTTCAAAATTGAGCCGACCCAACTCCGGTCCCAAGCTGCCATGTGCACGCACCAACTCTTCCGCAAACGGCAGCCACTCAGGATGCGCCAGCTGCTTTTGCAGCTTATGCCGCGCCGGATAGCCGTGCAGCGTCAAATAATCTTCGATTTTGATTTTAGGCGGTTGCAGCAACAAACGCTCGTTATTATCCAGCAGCAGCACTTCATTGCTGTCTGCCGTGAAATAAAACGACGGATAGCCCGCCTCTTTAAACATCGCAAACGCCGCAATTGCCATCAGCTTGGTGCCGCCGGTTACATTCAGCGCCACCTGATCCTTATCCATATCGCACAACAACGCAAACACCCGTTCACCCACCTGCGCCATATCATAAGCATCAGCCACCGCCAGTTGCCGCACCTTTACCCCGCAACTTTTGCGCATCACATCAGCCAAAGCATCCGCTCCGGCCTGCATCTGCTCCGTTACCAGCAGCACCACTTCCTGCGGGCGGAAATCCTTATCCAGCACCGGCAAAAAATTCGGCACCGCCTGATCCGAAACCAAACACACATGCACATCAAATTTTTTCATCGATTCACCCTTTTTATTGATCAAAATTACAACGCCCGCACCTCGAAACGGCGCAAAGTGCAGCCCATCGCCGACATATCCTCAGCCGAATATTCCGAACCGCGCCCTGCCTCTTCCTGCGGCAGTGTTAAAAAATAAAAAATACCGCCGCGCGCGCAAACCTCCGCCGCCAGATGCAGCGGCAGCGTGCCCAGCACCACATCACCCGCCTGAATATCCTGCGGATCCAAATGGCACAAAAAGCAGTCTACCCGCCATTGCGGCTGCTGCAAAATCCACTCTAACGCCCCCGCATGGCGCGAAACAAAATATATCATAAAACTATTTCTGCAATTGCTTCCAACCGGCCCGCAAACCAAGGGGTTGGTAAAATTTAAAACATCACAAAAACCGCTTGTAATTTAGCAGGCGGGCTACTGCCCGCCTGCCGCTTTAACCGCTCCATCCGTTTTACTTGATAGAGCGCGGAGCTTAACGGCGCTCCTACCGCGAAGCCCCACTATTCTAAGGCTTCTTTTACCGCCTCAACAGCGGCTTCTGCCACCGCAACCGCAACTGCGGTTAGCAGCGTTACCAATATAGGATGCATATAATGCTCCTTTCTATTGTTGCAACAATCCAATCACAGCAGCAAAACTACTGCGCCTTACAGCCCTTAACACCGGCTGCCCGCGCCCCGCTTATTTGCGCGTGGTGTGGTCAAGAATGACCTTGATCACTTCAAGTGCTAATTTTGCCCAATCCATTTTTGAGTTCACCTCCTTATAAATAACCAACCACATCTCTATAACTTGGTTCGGTTTTTAGTCATTTATCCGAATGAGCGTATTATTCCCAATCCTGGCGCCTATTTCATCAGGCACAAATTTGTATAGAAACAACAAAAAAGGAAAAGCCTTATTCCGGCAAAGCCAGATAAACCCCTTCCGGCATACCGTCCTTGCCCAGAGAACGGGAAAAACCGCCGCCCGGCAACGGATAAATGCGCAAATCATCTTGTTTCGAATGCAGCTTCGGCAGCAGCTCATCCAAGCATTGCCGGTAATCCTCTGCGCTGCCCGCCAACAAAAACACACTGTTCTGCAAAGGCAGCGCATGGTTGCACAAAATACGGTATGCCCGCTGCAAGCGGGCGGTGTCGGCAATATCATAAGCAATCAGCCAGCGCATCATCTTCCTCCGCCGCCACCATTTCGGATTCGGCAAAACATCCGCTTTCATCCCCCAGCTCACCACCCAAGGCCGAAAGCAAATCCATGCATAAACGGCGCATTTGCGGCCGCCATGATTTTGCCGCCGTTTCAAAAGCCGCATAAAAGCGCATTCTGCCGGCCTTACCCATTTCGCACGCACCGCCGCGCATCGAAAAATCCTCCGCACGCAGCACCCCGTCGGCAAACAAAGCAACCGCCCATTCGTCGTAAAGCGGGCGTATCGGCTCCACCAAATCGCAAGCCAACGATTCCCGCCCGTGTTCGATACCATGATATAGTGAATTCAAATAAAAACTCCGAAATGAAATAACTGCATTCAAACTTGCAATTGGGCGATATGCTAAAGAATCGTTTTACCCTACTTCGGCATTCTTATTTTAATCCACTATAAAACCCCACAAACGGATCCAACCCCGTTA
The sequence above is a segment of the Neisseria dentiae genome. Coding sequences within it:
- a CDS encoding CRISPR-associated endonuclease Cas1; translated protein: MNSLYHGIEHGRESLACDLVEPIRPLYDEWAVALFADGVLRAEDFSMRGGACEMGKAGRMRFYAAFETAAKSWRPQMRRLCMDLLSALGGELGDESGCFAESEMVAAEEDDALADCL
- the csx16 gene encoding CRISPR-associated protein Csx16; its protein translation is MIYFVSRHAGALEWILQQPQWRVDCFLCHLDPQDIQAGDVVLGTLPLHLAAEVCARGGIFYFLTLPQEEAGRGSEYSAEDMSAMGCTLRRFEVRAL
- the csm6 gene encoding CRISPR-associated ring nuclease Csm6, which translates into the protein MAAKKRILVAVTGMSPQIVTETLYALHTQQQWLPQEVHVLTTQTGADNIAASLLGECGFFRRLCEEYELQDIAFDKDFIHVIRDENGQPLADIRSPQENNLAADQIVRFIHDLCADRQTELHVSIAGGRKSMGFYIGYALSLFGRRQDKLSHVLVEEAFEQHREFFYPPRQSVWLDTAKGRLDASQAQVMLADIPFVRMREGMPKLRLADNWSFSQAVELTQKGLGDFNLLIDCPSMSIVCGNMEPIKLVEREFSFYLAMAEFKREGVVLCRQRNSPDYQRLKERYWQHYCRFKKELQGSGPQAKRHQQEVYQNLDIDEIWKEVPTRIKKVLVRHLDDYAKYYLIASSGSRNCLSYQLVTDKNRIEIRYG
- the cas2 gene encoding CRISPR-associated endonuclease Cas2 gives rise to the protein MMRWLIAYDIADTARLQRAYRILCNHALPLQNSVFLLAGSAEDYRQCLDELLPKLHSKQDDLRIYPLPGGGFSRSLGKDGMPEGVYLALPE
- a CDS encoding Card1-like endonuclease domain-containing protein, which encodes MKKFDVHVCLVSDQAVPNFLPVLDKDFRPQEVVLLVTEQMQAGADALADVMRKSCGVKVRQLAVADAYDMAQVGERVFALLCDMDKDQVALNVTGGTKLMAIAAFAMFKEAGYPSFYFTADSNEVLLLDNNERLLLQPPKIKIEDYLTLHGYPARHKLQKQLAHPEWLPFAEELVRAHGSLGPELGRLNFEISQTDKRALKCKVPAHNMQNLLDLLAKNDLARQQGDCLVFVDEEAKQYVAGGWFEDYVFQTAKSLPGVQDVALNVQIENAKEQVFQHNELDVLLLVDNVLHVLECKTANFAKHEDKAEEALYKLESLKKLGGLRTKAMLLSYRELTGKIRNRAMGAQIGVIEQKDLSGMKTLLEKWANGR